In Verrucomicrobiota bacterium, one genomic interval encodes:
- a CDS encoding glycosyltransferase family 2 protein, whose translation MVSDSHPQVSVIMPVYNGEPFLRAGIASILGQTWGDFELLAIDDGSADASWATLKSIGDPRVRCFKQPKNQGPAAARNLGLQEARGRYIAFFDCDDLASSDRLALQVGYLEQHSECGMVNGWVQNMNDQGDPTGTAYGFKGASAQLAATLLFYNCLSTSTFICRRECVAQERFDVTLAVASDYEFWSRLVVSYMGYVVPKVLTWYREHPQNLTHRKRDQATDCLERIMSRQLFRLGIEPTAEEMAVHLRMMQFHHGTAQSAVMLAEEWLLKIDAGNQQHGVYQSNPLRQILYERWYQVCHSAGGVGFWTWRAFNRSALRAYGQPTLKERYELVRLVTRGALKNTLYGKPPSCSSQIA comes from the coding sequence ATGGTGTCCGACTCTCATCCACAGGTCTCGGTAATCATGCCGGTTTATAATGGTGAACCGTTTTTGCGAGCCGGCATCGCGAGCATTTTGGGGCAAACATGGGGAGACTTCGAGTTGTTGGCAATTGATGACGGGTCTGCGGATGCGAGTTGGGCGACGCTTAAATCCATTGGTGACCCACGGGTGCGCTGTTTTAAGCAGCCCAAGAATCAAGGACCAGCAGCGGCTCGCAACCTTGGTCTTCAGGAAGCGCGGGGCCGTTACATTGCGTTTTTTGATTGCGATGATCTTGCCAGTTCTGACCGGTTGGCATTACAAGTTGGTTATTTGGAGCAACATTCTGAATGCGGCATGGTCAATGGTTGGGTGCAGAACATGAACGATCAAGGCGATCCCACCGGAACTGCTTATGGATTTAAGGGCGCTTCGGCACAATTGGCGGCAACGCTGTTATTTTATAATTGTCTGAGCACTTCGACGTTTATATGTCGGCGGGAATGTGTGGCGCAAGAACGTTTTGACGTCACTTTGGCGGTTGCCTCGGATTATGAATTTTGGTCGCGTCTGGTGGTTTCATATATGGGTTATGTGGTACCCAAGGTGCTCACTTGGTATCGGGAACATCCGCAAAATTTGACGCATCGGAAAAGGGATCAGGCCACGGATTGCCTGGAGCGTATCATGAGCAGACAGTTATTCCGCTTGGGCATTGAGCCAACAGCGGAGGAAATGGCAGTGCATTTGCGAATGATGCAGTTTCACCACGGAACCGCTCAAAGCGCGGTGATGTTGGCGGAAGAATGGCTGCTAAAGATTGATGCAGGCAATCAGCAACACGGGGTTTATCAGTCTAACCCGCTCCGCCAAATTCTTTATGAACGTTGGTATCAGGTTTGTCATAGTGCCGGGGGGGTGGGGTTCTGGACTTGGCGGGCATTCAACCGTTCCGCCTTGCGCGCGTATGGCCAGCCGACCTTGAAAGAGCGATATGAACTGGTGCGCCTGGTAACACGGGGTGCTTTGAAAAACACACTGTACGGCAAACCACCGTCCTGTTCTTCACAAATCGCATAA
- a CDS encoding glycosyltransferase: MRIFYAIVDTPNANFASQIWRNSFHLTLKEMGHELVEFDYDLTETMRKLDPSDPSQAAYIATNRPRLSEALVRQLRRLHEQKPVALMFSYFYDACIMPEAIEAIKAMGIVTVNWYCNASHQFHLIEKTSPQYDYILTPERHRIPDYLRIGARPIYCQMAANPSIYRAYDLPREYDLTFVGQAYGDRPEYIRQLLQAGLGVRVWGENWNYFSPNPISPEKWNAQRVWRGLRRRAAKYKDIFMASPLLQRDADPISPTVVSAPHVALPGGIIGGVLSDEEMIKLYSRSKINLGFSSCGETHRTNQRIQQVRLRDFEVPMSGGFYLAEYFDELENFFEIGKEIVCFRNADELIEKATYYLSHDEERERIRIAGLERSRRDHTWQKRLEVAFKEMGLASR; encoded by the coding sequence TGCCATCGTGGACACGCCCAACGCCAATTTTGCCTCGCAGATTTGGCGCAATAGTTTCCATCTTACCCTGAAGGAGATGGGGCATGAGTTGGTCGAGTTCGATTATGATTTGACCGAGACCATGCGGAAACTGGATCCGTCGGATCCGTCTCAAGCCGCGTATATTGCCACTAATAGGCCGCGCCTGAGCGAAGCCTTAGTAAGACAGCTACGCCGTCTTCACGAGCAAAAGCCGGTGGCTCTCATGTTTAGTTATTTTTATGATGCCTGTATCATGCCGGAGGCAATTGAGGCGATTAAAGCCATGGGCATCGTGACGGTCAATTGGTATTGCAACGCGTCACATCAGTTTCATCTCATTGAGAAAACAAGCCCGCAGTACGATTATATTTTAACGCCGGAGCGGCATCGGATTCCTGATTATCTGCGGATTGGTGCCCGGCCGATTTATTGTCAAATGGCGGCGAATCCGTCCATTTACCGGGCGTATGATTTACCCCGGGAATACGATTTGACCTTCGTCGGTCAAGCGTATGGCGATCGCCCCGAGTATATCCGGCAGTTGCTGCAGGCTGGCTTGGGTGTTCGCGTGTGGGGGGAGAATTGGAACTATTTTTCCCCCAATCCCATATCGCCGGAAAAATGGAATGCCCAACGAGTTTGGCGCGGTCTTCGACGCCGTGCAGCCAAATATAAGGACATTTTTATGGCGTCTCCGCTCTTGCAGAGAGATGCAGATCCTATTTCGCCAACTGTTGTCAGTGCGCCGCACGTCGCGCTGCCGGGCGGTATCATCGGTGGCGTTTTGTCGGATGAGGAAATGATCAAACTCTATAGCCGCTCCAAGATTAACCTTGGGTTTTCTTCCTGCGGAGAAACCCACCGTACAAATCAGCGCATACAGCAGGTGCGGTTGAGAGACTTCGAGGTTCCAATGAGTGGCGGGTTCTACCTGGCGGAGTACTTTGATGAGCTTGAGAACTTTTTTGAAATCGGGAAAGAAATCGTTTGCTTTAGAAATGCCGACGAGTTGATTGAAAAGGCCACTTATTACCTGAGTCATGACGAAGAACGGGAGCGCATACGGATAGCCGGGTTGGAGCGCAGTCGCCGAGACCACACCTGGCAGAAGCGACTGGAAGTAGCGTTTAAGGAGATGGGATTAGCGTCTCGGTAA